The following coding sequences lie in one Bos indicus isolate NIAB-ARS_2022 breed Sahiwal x Tharparkar chromosome 12, NIAB-ARS_B.indTharparkar_mat_pri_1.0, whole genome shotgun sequence genomic window:
- the GPR18 gene encoding N-arachidonyl glycine receptor — translation MTTPHSQAQPGLPIDPHPDEYKVAALVFYSCIFIIGLFVNVTALWVFSCTTKKRTTVTVYMMNVALLDLVFIMSLPFRMLYYAKGEWPFGEYFCRILGALTVFYPSIALWLLAFISADRYMAIVQPKYAKELKNTCKAVMACVGVWIMTLTTTIPLLLLYEDPDTASSTPPTCLKISDIIYLKAINALNFTRLIFFFLIPLFIMIGCYLVIIHSLLHGKTSKLKPKVKEKSIRIIITLMVQVLVCFMPFHICFAFLMLGGDENSYNPWGAFTTFLMNLSTCLDVILYYIVSKQFQARVISVMLYRNYLRSVRRKSFRSGSLRSLSNINSEML, via the coding sequence ATGACCACCCCTCACAGTCAAGCTCAACCTGGCCTTCCTATCGACCCACATCCAGATGAATACAAGGTGGCAGCCCTCGTCTTCTACAGCTGCATCTTCATCATTGGATTATTTGTCAACGTCACCGCCTTATGGGTTTTCAGTTGCACCACCAAGAAGAGAACCACTGTGACCGTCTATATGATGAACGTGGCGCTACTGGACTTGGTGTTTATAATGAGCTTACCCTTTCGGATGCTTTACTACGCAAAAGGTGAATGGCCTTTTGGAGAGTACTTTTGCCGGATTCTTGGGGCTCTCACAGTGTTTTACCCGAGTATTGCTCTGTGGCTTCTCGCCTTTATTAGTGCTGACAGATACATGGCCATCGTACAGCCGAAATATGCCAAGGAACTTAAAAACACGTGCAAGGCCGTGATGGCGTGTGTGGGCGTCTGGATAATGACCCTGACCACCACCATCCCACTCCTGCTGCTCTATGAAGACCCAGACACAGCCTCCTCCACCCCCCCTACCTGCCTCAAGATTTCTGACATCATTTACTTAAAAGCTATTAATGCGCTGAACTTCACTCgactgatattttttttcttgattcctCTGTTCATCATGATTGGGTGCTACTTGGTCATTATCCATAGTCTCCTTCACGGTAAGACCTCTAAGCTGAAGCCAAAGGTCAAGGAGAAGTCGATCCGGATCATCATCACGCTGATGGTGCAGGTGCTGGTCTGCTTCATGCCCTTCCACATTTGCTTTgctttcctgatgctgggaggggatgAGAACAGCTACAACCCCTGGGGAGCCTTCACCACCTTCCTCATGAACCTCAGCACTTGTCTGGACGTGATTCTCTACTACATCGTTTCGAAACAATTTCAGGCTCGAGTCATTAGCGTCATGCTGTACCGTAATTACCTTCGGAGCGTGCGCAGAAAGAGCTTCCGCTCAGGTAGCTTACGGTCACTAAGCAACATAAACAGTGAAATGTTATGA